Proteins from a single region of Haloarcula laminariae:
- a CDS encoding alpha-1 4-glucan-protein synthase, with product MTEADICVMVPTIRNPECMREYFENARDHGFDLDRLFVVLITEDFCDTESMEAMLDEAGVDGAVFDETAREEWYDEQGISEFSHLVPAASHAQTSFGLLYLWAADYDYGVFIDDDTAPHDDVDFFGTHMENLAFEGDIERVRSDENWVNVLYQNEDEHGLYPRGYPYAAMDEEVETDTAEVERVVASQGLWTNVPDLDAVRILMDGDLRGQAQTRTSDADFGEDFVAAEGNYLTVCSMNLAFRREVVPAFYQLPMDDNAWDVGRFDDIWSGLFLKRACDVLGGKIYNGDPLCEHNKAPRSTFSDLTNEVHGLELNEHVWEEIDAVGGDADSYREVFEAMADRLAEGDFEDWENGAFLNHCGEYMRDWLDCLAALEAAPETAPPAADD from the coding sequence ATGACAGAGGCCGACATCTGCGTGATGGTTCCGACGATACGGAACCCAGAGTGCATGCGCGAGTACTTCGAGAACGCCCGCGACCACGGGTTCGACCTGGACCGCCTGTTCGTGGTCCTCATCACCGAGGACTTCTGTGACACCGAGTCCATGGAAGCGATGCTCGACGAGGCGGGCGTCGACGGGGCCGTCTTCGACGAGACGGCCCGCGAGGAGTGGTACGACGAGCAGGGCATCAGCGAGTTCTCGCATCTCGTCCCGGCGGCCAGCCACGCCCAGACCTCCTTCGGCCTGCTGTATCTCTGGGCGGCCGACTACGACTACGGCGTCTTCATCGACGACGACACCGCGCCCCACGACGACGTGGACTTCTTCGGGACCCACATGGAGAACCTCGCCTTCGAGGGCGACATCGAGCGGGTCCGCTCCGACGAGAACTGGGTGAACGTCCTCTACCAGAACGAGGACGAACACGGGCTCTACCCCCGTGGCTACCCCTACGCCGCGATGGACGAGGAAGTCGAGACGGACACGGCCGAGGTCGAACGCGTCGTCGCCTCCCAGGGGCTGTGGACGAACGTGCCCGACCTCGACGCCGTCCGCATCCTGATGGACGGCGACCTGCGGGGACAGGCCCAGACCCGGACCTCCGACGCGGACTTCGGCGAGGACTTCGTCGCCGCCGAGGGGAACTACCTCACCGTCTGCTCGATGAACCTGGCCTTCCGACGCGAGGTCGTCCCCGCCTTCTACCAGCTCCCGATGGACGACAACGCGTGGGACGTGGGCCGGTTCGACGACATCTGGTCCGGGCTGTTCCTCAAGCGCGCCTGCGACGTGCTGGGCGGGAAGATATACAACGGCGACCCGCTGTGTGAGCACAACAAGGCTCCCCGCTCGACGTTCTCGGACCTGACCAACGAGGTCCACGGCCTCGAACTCAACGAACACGTCTGGGAGGAAATCGACGCCGTCGGGGGCGACGCCGACTCCTACCGCGAGGTGTTCGAAGCGATGGCCGACCGACTGGCCGAGGGCGACTTCGAGGACTGGGAGAACGGCGCCTTCCTCAACCACTGCGGGGAGTACATGCGCGACTGGCTCGACTGCCTGGCCGCGCTGGAGGCCGCGCCCGAGACGGCGCCGCCGGCCGCCGACGACTGA
- the fabG gene encoding 3-oxoacyl-[acyl-carrier-protein] reductase: MNLEDQTCVVTGSSRGIGRGIATDLGDHGADVVVNYRSSEAEARAVVEEIRERGGDAIAAQADVADADDVESMRERVNDEFGNVDVLVNNAGITIDKKFEKMTREDWDAVMNVNLGGVFNCTDAFYEDLKRADHGRLINISSVVGQQGNIGQANYATTKSGLFGFTRTLALELAHTGATANCVAPGFVETDMLEEVPERVQEKILREIPLDRFATVEDIAGIVRFVASEESSYMTGQVLGVNGGMEW; the protein is encoded by the coding sequence ATGAACCTCGAAGACCAGACCTGCGTCGTCACCGGCTCCTCGCGGGGCATCGGCCGCGGCATCGCGACCGACCTCGGCGACCACGGTGCCGACGTCGTGGTCAACTACCGCTCCTCGGAGGCGGAGGCCCGAGCGGTGGTCGAGGAAATACGCGAGCGCGGCGGCGACGCCATCGCCGCCCAGGCCGACGTGGCCGACGCCGACGACGTCGAGTCGATGCGGGAGCGGGTCAACGACGAGTTCGGGAACGTCGACGTCCTCGTCAACAACGCCGGCATCACCATCGACAAGAAGTTCGAGAAGATGACCCGCGAGGACTGGGACGCGGTGATGAACGTCAACCTCGGTGGCGTGTTCAACTGCACCGACGCCTTCTACGAGGACCTCAAGCGCGCGGACCACGGCCGCCTCATCAATATCTCCAGCGTCGTGGGCCAGCAGGGGAACATCGGGCAGGCCAACTACGCGACGACCAAGTCCGGGCTGTTCGGTTTCACCCGCACGCTCGCGCTCGAACTCGCACACACGGGCGCGACCGCCAACTGCGTCGCGCCCGGGTTCGTCGAGACGGACATGCTGGAGGAGGTGCCAGAGCGGGTCCAGGAGAAGATTCTCCGCGAGATACCGCTGGACCGCTTTGCCACCGTCGAGGACATCGCCGGCATCGTCCGCTTCGTCGCGAGCGAGGAGTCGAGTTACATGACCGGTCAGGTACTTGGCGTCAACGGCGGGATGGAGTGGTAA
- a CDS encoding extracellular solute-binding protein, with translation MTDLNSSSSRRRFLALGGATAAGSLAGCFGLFSDDNNQIGVSLSDFRGSGPLVESRDQPGGTSIQDLPALEGELTVYLGGGEGGLYVDLLDLLEQAYEGFTVNHRVEGSSSLATTIIEESEAGASQADVFMSVDAGSLGAVANAGATQSLPSEALDAVPGSFQDGDGRWVGFAGRARAIPYNTDRLSPSDLPDSVHDFPDTAALEGTMGWAPTYGAFQSFITAMRLNRSDDVARSWLNSMQNHGITEYDNEFAVSNSAANGELAAGFANHYYSLRVQSARQNAPLDLHFTEGDAGALVNVSGLEILNGTNNAELAGNFVRHVLSSEAQEFFATRTFAYPMISGVQPVGGLPRIDDLNPPDIDLTELADVEGTVDLMQDVGVL, from the coding sequence ATGACTGACCTCAACTCTAGCTCCTCCCGTCGGCGGTTTCTCGCCCTGGGCGGAGCGACTGCCGCCGGCTCCCTCGCCGGCTGTTTCGGGCTGTTCAGCGACGATAACAACCAGATAGGCGTCTCGCTGTCGGACTTCCGGGGCTCCGGGCCGCTCGTTGAGTCCCGCGACCAGCCCGGCGGCACCTCGATACAGGACCTGCCGGCGCTCGAAGGCGAACTCACGGTGTATCTCGGCGGCGGCGAAGGGGGTCTCTACGTCGACCTCCTCGACCTGCTCGAGCAGGCCTACGAGGGCTTCACCGTGAACCACCGCGTGGAGGGGTCCAGCAGCCTCGCCACCACCATCATCGAGGAAAGCGAGGCCGGCGCGTCCCAGGCCGACGTGTTCATGTCCGTCGACGCCGGGTCGCTGGGCGCCGTCGCTAACGCCGGCGCCACCCAGTCACTGCCGAGCGAGGCGCTTGACGCCGTGCCCGGGAGCTTCCAGGACGGCGACGGGCGCTGGGTCGGCTTCGCCGGCCGCGCCCGGGCGATTCCGTACAACACCGACAGGCTCTCGCCGTCCGATCTCCCGGACTCCGTCCACGACTTCCCGGACACCGCTGCCCTGGAGGGGACGATGGGGTGGGCCCCAACCTACGGCGCCTTCCAGTCCTTTATCACCGCGATGCGGCTCAACAGGAGCGACGACGTGGCCCGCTCCTGGCTCAACTCGATGCAGAACCACGGCATCACGGAGTACGACAACGAGTTCGCCGTCTCCAACAGCGCCGCGAACGGCGAGCTGGCGGCCGGCTTCGCGAACCACTACTACTCGCTTCGGGTCCAGTCGGCCCGCCAGAACGCGCCCCTTGACCTGCACTTCACCGAGGGGGACGCCGGCGCGCTGGTCAACGTCTCCGGGCTGGAGATTCTCAACGGGACGAACAACGCCGAACTGGCCGGGAACTTCGTCCGGCACGTCCTCTCCTCGGAGGCCCAGGAGTTCTTCGCCACCCGGACCTTTGCCTACCCGATGATTTCGGGCGTCCAGCCCGTCGGTGGCCTGCCCCGTATCGACGACCTGAACCCGCCGGACATCGACCTCACCGAGCTTGCGGACGTGGAGGGGACCGTCGACCTGATGCAGGACGTGGGCGTCCTCTGA
- a CDS encoding ABC transporter permease: MGASDRLERIREGANVADRDADEPTVLALVVLAISLLLLSPIAWVLIEASEMPTGRLVELVVSGTTTTVTVNTFVLVSAVTAASILIGVPLALLTVQTDLPFKRFWTVTAALPLVVPSYIGAFAFVSAFGPRGELADLLAPLGIESIPTIYGLHGTVLVLTLFTYPYVFLTTRASLISFDGRAVEAARTLNASRFQAFKRVTLPQILPGIAAGALLVALYTLSDFGTPAIMRYDVFTRMIFVEEQARNLDAAAVLSLLLLVLAMAILAVESRIGASRDGAYVASGDHRAGEIQLGYWKLPAMGFCALIAALCLALPIGILGLWLVRSAGAAPAGFVFEAQHVTNSVMLAAGAAALCVVVALPIAYLSARGDGTLSSLPERVSYVGYAVPGVVIGLSLIYLALRFVPFLYQSLFVLVFAYVVRFLPQAVGTTESSILQVDPSYIEAARSLGYGPITSFRKVVLPLVAPGIAAGAALVFLTTMKELPATLMLRPIGFETIVTYIWLVRGAAYQGQAAVPALILVGVSGLSMLVILRQEG; this comes from the coding sequence ATGGGCGCGAGCGACCGTCTGGAGCGGATTCGCGAGGGGGCGAACGTCGCCGACCGCGACGCCGACGAGCCGACGGTCCTCGCTCTGGTCGTTCTGGCGATCTCCCTGCTCCTCCTCTCGCCCATCGCCTGGGTGCTCATCGAGGCCAGCGAGATGCCGACCGGCCGGCTGGTCGAACTCGTCGTGAGCGGGACGACGACGACGGTGACGGTCAACACGTTCGTGCTGGTCTCCGCCGTTACCGCGGCGTCGATACTCATCGGCGTCCCGCTGGCCCTGCTCACCGTCCAGACCGACCTCCCGTTCAAGCGGTTCTGGACGGTCACCGCGGCGCTCCCGCTCGTGGTCCCCAGCTACATCGGCGCCTTCGCGTTCGTCTCCGCCTTCGGTCCGCGCGGGGAGCTTGCGGACCTGCTGGCGCCGCTCGGTATCGAGTCGATTCCGACGATTTACGGGCTCCACGGGACCGTGCTGGTGTTGACGCTGTTTACGTACCCCTACGTCTTCCTGACGACCCGAGCGTCGCTCATCTCCTTCGACGGGAGGGCCGTCGAGGCCGCCCGGACGCTGAACGCCAGCCGCTTTCAGGCGTTCAAACGCGTCACGCTGCCACAGATTCTCCCCGGCATCGCCGCCGGCGCCCTGCTGGTGGCGCTGTACACGCTCTCGGATTTCGGGACGCCGGCCATCATGCGCTACGACGTGTTCACGCGCATGATATTCGTCGAGGAGCAGGCCCGGAACCTGGACGCCGCCGCCGTCCTCTCCCTGCTCTTGCTCGTCCTCGCGATGGCGATACTCGCCGTCGAGTCACGCATCGGCGCGAGCCGTGACGGCGCCTACGTCGCCAGCGGCGACCACCGGGCCGGGGAGATACAGCTGGGCTACTGGAAACTGCCCGCGATGGGCTTCTGTGCCCTCATCGCCGCGCTCTGTCTGGCGCTCCCCATCGGCATCCTCGGGCTGTGGCTGGTCAGGTCGGCCGGTGCCGCGCCCGCGGGGTTCGTCTTCGAGGCCCAACACGTCACCAACTCCGTGATGCTCGCGGCCGGCGCGGCCGCGCTCTGTGTCGTCGTCGCGCTCCCGATTGCCTACCTCTCGGCGCGCGGTGACGGCACGCTCTCCTCGCTGCCCGAGCGGGTGTCCTACGTCGGCTACGCGGTCCCCGGGGTCGTCATAGGGCTCTCGCTCATCTACCTCGCGCTGCGGTTCGTCCCCTTCCTCTATCAGAGCCTCTTCGTGCTCGTGTTCGCCTACGTCGTCCGCTTTCTCCCGCAGGCCGTCGGGACGACGGAGTCCTCGATACTACAGGTCGACCCCAGCTACATCGAGGCGGCCCGCTCGCTCGGCTACGGCCCGATAACCTCGTTCCGGAAGGTCGTCCTGCCGCTTGTCGCGCCGGGTATCGCCGCCGGCGCGGCGCTCGTGTTCCTGACGACGATGAAGGAGCTACCGGCGACGCTGATGCTCCGGCCCATCGGCTTCGAGACCATCGTAACGTACATCTGGCTGGTCCGCGGAGCAGCGTACCAAGGACAGGCAGCCGTCCCGGCGCTGATTCTCGTCGGCGTCTCGGGGCTGTCGATGCTCGTCATCCTCAGACAAGAGGGTTAA
- a CDS encoding acyl-CoA carboxylase subunit beta codes for MSKQENDETTEATDDPIEELREKRREAELGGGESRIESQHEKGKMTARERIDFLVDDGTFNEVDPFVEHRSTNFGMEDKKFPGDAVVTGYGDVDGRKVFLFAHDFTVLGGSVGEVVAEKICKVMDKAIENGVPVIGLNDSGGARIQEGVDSLVGFAKIFERNTKASGLIPQISAIMGPCAGGATYSPALTDFTFMVQDTSHMFITGPDVIETVTGEQVSKEALGGASSHSTKSGVAHFSYPSEEEALENIRRLLSYLPQNNMEDPPRVQPWDDPDREVPELTDIVPSAPRKPYDMSEVVGRIVDEESLFEVHGNWARNVITGFARMDGQSVGVVANQPRVSAGTLDIDAAEKAARFVRFCDSFNIPILTFVDVPGFMPGTDQEHNGIIRRGAKLIYAYAEATVPLLSVVVRKAYGGAYIVMSSKFLGSDVNYAWPGSEMAVLGPRGAVNILYRNEIAEADDPDARRQELMDDFREEFAHPYGPAKRGYLDDVIEPKDTRKRLIDDLDMLQRKREDSPPKDHGNIPL; via the coding sequence ATGAGCAAACAGGAGAACGACGAGACGACAGAGGCGACCGACGACCCCATCGAGGAGCTCCGCGAGAAGCGCCGCGAGGCCGAACTCGGCGGGGGCGAGTCACGTATCGAGTCCCAGCACGAGAAGGGGAAGATGACCGCCCGGGAGCGCATCGACTTCCTGGTCGACGACGGCACGTTCAACGAGGTCGACCCCTTCGTCGAACACCGCTCGACGAACTTCGGGATGGAGGACAAGAAGTTCCCGGGCGACGCCGTGGTGACTGGCTACGGCGACGTCGACGGCCGGAAGGTGTTCCTCTTCGCGCACGACTTCACCGTTCTCGGCGGCTCGGTGGGCGAGGTCGTCGCCGAGAAAATCTGCAAGGTCATGGACAAGGCCATCGAGAACGGCGTCCCCGTCATCGGGCTGAACGACTCCGGCGGCGCACGCATCCAGGAGGGCGTCGACTCGCTGGTCGGCTTCGCCAAGATATTCGAGCGCAACACCAAGGCGAGCGGACTCATCCCCCAGATATCGGCCATCATGGGGCCCTGTGCCGGCGGCGCCACCTACTCGCCGGCGCTGACGGACTTCACGTTCATGGTCCAGGACACCAGCCACATGTTCATCACCGGGCCGGATGTCATCGAGACCGTCACCGGCGAGCAGGTCTCGAAGGAGGCGCTGGGCGGGGCGAGTTCCCACTCGACGAAATCGGGCGTCGCGCACTTCTCTTACCCCTCCGAGGAGGAAGCGCTGGAGAACATCCGCCGGCTGCTCTCCTATCTGCCCCAGAACAACATGGAGGACCCGCCGCGGGTCCAGCCGTGGGACGACCCCGACCGGGAGGTGCCGGAACTCACCGACATCGTCCCGTCGGCGCCGCGAAAGCCCTACGACATGTCCGAGGTCGTGGGTCGAATCGTCGACGAGGAGTCGCTGTTCGAGGTCCACGGCAACTGGGCGCGAAACGTCATCACCGGCTTCGCCCGGATGGACGGCCAGTCGGTGGGCGTGGTCGCCAACCAGCCCCGCGTGAGCGCGGGGACGCTCGACATCGACGCCGCGGAGAAGGCCGCCCGCTTCGTCAGGTTCTGTGACTCGTTCAACATCCCCATCCTCACCTTCGTCGACGTGCCAGGATTCATGCCCGGCACCGACCAGGAGCACAACGGCATCATCCGCAGGGGCGCGAAGCTCATCTACGCCTACGCCGAGGCGACCGTGCCGCTGCTCTCGGTCGTCGTCCGCAAGGCCTACGGCGGCGCCTACATCGTCATGTCCTCGAAGTTCCTGGGCAGCGACGTCAACTACGCCTGGCCCGGCTCCGAGATGGCGGTCCTGGGGCCCCGCGGGGCGGTCAACATCCTCTATCGCAACGAGATAGCCGAGGCCGACGACCCCGACGCCAGGCGCCAGGAGCTGATGGACGACTTCCGCGAGGAGTTCGCCCACCCGTACGGTCCGGCAAAGCGGGGCTACCTGGACGACGTCATCGAACCGAAGGACACGCGCAAGCGGCTCATCGACGACCTGGACATGCTCCAGCGCAAGCGCGAGGACAGCCCGCCAAAAGACCACGGCAACATCCCACTGTAA